A region from the Salicibibacter cibarius genome encodes:
- a CDS encoding TIGR02677 family protein, whose translation MQHSVKKRVREATYLAAEKASSYRTILRYCYIQHERMRQFLFAEEIHAHLQEDASFADYSLEELQQDLEQLVKWGNLSTQQETGKVNTVEEFKKKRFRYQCTPYTVEFERMMLRMEQQGDQFGGSLERSQFERLYQVLVRIDEIVRSNKEETDEECAQLWDDVMMYIRQITQNTSDYFAYIDSENANERMQTEAFLLYKDQFTTYLRDFIISLQRTALQIQDLLRTLDGNTMEAFFNRVIRHKRQVFRFEEEEQENPYLEYREKWGNLAAWFLGSSQYESEFDKLQERTNETIRRVTRTVQRLGERNQHFQSRRQDYLHLAEWFDSLPDINEAHKLSSVAFGVSHTKHLLADPALTEDIYTDVWQAPASVHETVPRIVNYGEKTKAGAVVEHREAKEQQLREHLQQRQREQEILEHYVQGNQIQLSDLTFVETPVRKLFLAWISKAMVQTDRRVKTEFGQDVKVHVHPESKTTLNSDDGELELPDVTFEFLEVGSGM comes from the coding sequence GTGCAGCATAGTGTGAAGAAGCGTGTGAGGGAAGCGACGTACCTCGCCGCCGAAAAGGCTTCGAGTTATCGGACCATTTTACGTTATTGCTATATTCAACATGAACGCATGCGGCAGTTTTTGTTTGCAGAGGAGATTCACGCTCATTTGCAAGAGGACGCGAGCTTTGCGGACTATTCACTGGAAGAGCTCCAGCAAGATCTCGAGCAATTGGTGAAATGGGGAAATTTGTCGACTCAGCAGGAGACGGGCAAAGTCAATACGGTCGAGGAATTTAAAAAGAAGCGTTTTCGTTATCAATGCACGCCCTACACGGTGGAGTTTGAACGCATGATGCTGCGCATGGAGCAACAGGGCGATCAATTCGGCGGATCGCTTGAACGTTCGCAGTTTGAACGCCTCTATCAAGTGCTCGTCAGAATTGATGAGATCGTACGCTCGAACAAAGAAGAAACGGATGAAGAATGCGCCCAGCTTTGGGATGACGTTATGATGTACATTCGCCAAATTACGCAAAACACGTCGGATTATTTTGCTTACATAGATAGCGAGAATGCGAATGAGCGCATGCAAACGGAGGCGTTCCTCCTTTATAAAGACCAGTTCACGACGTATTTGCGTGATTTTATTATTTCCCTGCAGCGAACGGCTCTGCAAATACAGGATCTGCTTCGTACCCTCGATGGGAACACGATGGAGGCCTTTTTCAACCGGGTCATTCGCCACAAAAGGCAAGTTTTTCGCTTCGAAGAGGAAGAGCAGGAAAACCCGTATCTTGAATATCGCGAAAAATGGGGGAATCTTGCCGCTTGGTTTTTGGGGTCTTCCCAGTACGAAAGCGAGTTTGACAAGCTGCAGGAGCGGACAAACGAAACAATTCGCCGGGTGACACGGACGGTGCAACGTCTCGGAGAGCGAAATCAACATTTTCAAAGCCGGAGGCAAGATTACTTGCATTTGGCCGAATGGTTTGACAGTTTACCGGACATTAACGAGGCTCACAAGCTATCGTCTGTGGCGTTCGGCGTCTCTCATACAAAGCACTTACTCGCCGATCCGGCGTTAACCGAAGATATTTATACAGACGTGTGGCAAGCGCCGGCAAGTGTGCATGAAACCGTTCCTAGAATCGTGAACTACGGGGAAAAAACGAAAGCAGGCGCGGTCGTCGAACACCGTGAAGCGAAAGAACAGCAACTTCGCGAGCATTTGCAGCAACGGCAACGGGAACAAGAAATTCTGGAACACTACGTGCAAGGCAATCAAATCCAGCTCAGTGATCTTACATTCGTGGAAACGCCGGTACGGAAGTTATTCTTAGCATGGATATCAAAAGCGATGGTGCAAACGGACCGGCGAGTGAAAACGGAGTTTGGCCAAGATGTGAAAGTGCATGTACACCCGGAATCAAAAACGACCCTAAATAGTGATGACGGCGAGTTGGAGTTGCCGGATGTGACGTTTGAGTTTTTAGAGGTGGGAAGTGGGATGTGA
- a CDS encoding TIGR02678 family protein: MEFDEKATDALALLFERFWIVRAKDPDAYQMIREREHALKRYVADKFGFDLIIHQHFIKLEKIPVEPKQWMGIQAFKEPMDYGIFCCGLAFTERRSVDEQFLLSDLADDIAEMYPGTLPLDWTMYRHRKALVRALKMMVELSIIKTVDGDVDQFAYNEDEDVLYEVTVYARYFMRTYSDDLVRFQSIDDLLESEWERHAEDERRKRVYRKLMLSPVVYRESESDFDFAYLRKYRNRLRDDFEAHTPFSLELYKNAAMLVMHERKQRYTLFPDQKGIMDVLLHMASEIRTELDRYEVTELGDIRLPLPEVEQLAEKLQTKVGHGWSKHYREATSRAITQDIIDTLESWEMAYLEHEAGILVLQSGFGRMYGVYPRDYDKEASS; the protein is encoded by the coding sequence ATGGAATTCGATGAAAAAGCGACGGACGCGCTCGCGCTTTTGTTTGAGCGCTTTTGGATTGTTCGGGCGAAGGATCCGGACGCTTACCAGATGATTCGTGAGCGGGAACACGCCCTGAAGCGCTATGTTGCCGATAAATTCGGCTTCGACCTCATCATTCACCAACATTTTATCAAGCTTGAAAAAATACCGGTTGAACCTAAACAGTGGATGGGAATTCAAGCTTTTAAGGAGCCGATGGATTACGGCATTTTTTGTTGCGGACTGGCATTTACCGAACGGCGCTCTGTCGACGAGCAGTTTTTGCTTTCCGATTTGGCTGATGACATCGCCGAGATGTATCCCGGCACGTTGCCCCTCGATTGGACGATGTACCGACACCGCAAAGCGCTCGTGCGTGCGTTGAAAATGATGGTCGAGCTGTCGATTATTAAGACGGTGGATGGCGATGTCGATCAGTTTGCCTATAACGAAGACGAAGACGTGCTCTATGAAGTGACCGTGTATGCCCGCTATTTCATGCGCACATATTCGGATGATTTAGTTCGCTTTCAGTCCATCGACGACCTTCTCGAAAGCGAGTGGGAACGGCATGCCGAAGACGAGCGCCGGAAGCGGGTGTATCGGAAATTGATGCTGTCGCCGGTCGTTTACCGGGAATCGGAATCGGATTTTGATTTTGCTTACTTGCGCAAGTATCGAAACCGGCTGCGCGATGACTTCGAAGCCCACACCCCTTTTTCGCTGGAATTGTATAAAAATGCGGCGATGCTCGTCATGCATGAACGAAAACAACGCTATACGCTGTTTCCGGATCAAAAAGGGATTATGGATGTTCTTTTGCATATGGCGTCCGAGATTAGAACGGAACTCGATCGTTACGAGGTGACGGAATTAGGCGACATCCGCTTGCCACTCCCGGAAGTTGAACAATTGGCGGAGAAGTTGCAGACGAAAGTCGGGCATGGCTGGAGCAAGCATTACCGGGAAGCGACGTCGCGGGCGATTACCCAAGACATCATTGATACCCTCGAAAGTTGGGAAATGGCTTACTTGGAACATGAAGCGGGCATTCTCGTGTTGCAATCAGGATTCGGACGGATGTACGGGGTTTATCCCCGCGATTACGACAAGGAGGCGTCCTCATGA
- a CDS encoding YndM family protein translates to MKYFAGIGIKFGMMLVVIWVVLGGFFDVAFSNVLAISLILTVVSFLGDVFILPGIKDVTAIIADFFLAWAGVWILGFFFIEQPMALGIPSFIVALILTGSEIFFHMYMRRRFFNSPSGDEENQSTAPPEPENEQQRSSVRDLQTEYGEDMYAKLSAKDPKSKKQQ, encoded by the coding sequence ATGAAGTATTTTGCAGGAATAGGCATAAAATTTGGGATGATGCTCGTCGTTATCTGGGTCGTTTTAGGTGGATTTTTCGACGTTGCATTTTCAAATGTTTTAGCCATTAGCTTGATTTTAACCGTTGTATCGTTTCTGGGAGATGTATTCATTTTGCCGGGCATTAAAGATGTAACAGCAATTATCGCTGATTTTTTCCTCGCGTGGGCGGGCGTATGGATTCTTGGGTTCTTTTTCATTGAACAACCGATGGCCTTAGGCATTCCATCTTTTATTGTCGCGCTTATTTTAACAGGGAGTGAAATTTTCTTTCATATGTATATGCGGCGGCGATTTTTCAACAGCCCATCGGGGGATGAAGAAAATCAGTCCACGGCTCCGCCGGAACCGGAAAATGAGCAGCAGCGTTCTTCGGTAAGGGATTTGCAAACCGAGTACGGGGAAGACATGTACGCGAAACTGTCGGCGAAAGATCCGAAGAGCAAAAAACAGCAGTGA